The Arachis ipaensis cultivar K30076 chromosome B07, Araip1.1, whole genome shotgun sequence genomic interval NNNNNNNNNNNNNNNNNNNNNNNNNNNNNNNNNNNNNNNNNNNNNNNNNNNNNNNNNNNNNNNNNNNNNNNNNNNNNNNNNNNNNNNNNNNNNNNNNNNNNNNNNNNNNNNNNNNNNNNNNNNNNNNNNNNNNNNNNNNNNNNNNNNNNNNNNNNNNNNNNNNNNNNNNNNNNNNNNNNNNNNNNNNNNNNNNNNNNNNNNNNNNNNNNNNNNNNNNNNNNNNNNNNNNNNNNNNNNNNNNNNNNNNNNNNNNNNNNNNNNNNNNNNNNNNNNNNNNNNNNNNNNNNNNNNNNNNNNNNNNNNNNNNNNNNNNNNNNNNNNNNNNNNNNNNNNNNNNNNNNNNNNNNNNNNNNNNNNNNNNNNNNNNNNNNNNNNNNNNNNNNNNNNNNNNNNNNNNNNNNNNNNNNNNNNNNNNNNNNNNNNNNNNNNNNNNNNNNNNNNNNNNNNNNNNNNNNNNNNNNGTTAATGGTATTAATGGTAAAGAAGTTGTCAATTTCACTTCAGCAAACTATCTTGGCTTGATAGGTCATAAAAAGTTGCTGGTAAGGAAATAATAGTGATAGCTGCTGAGCCACATACCATAGTTAATGGTAAAGAAGTTGTCAATTTCACTTCAGCAAACTATCTTGGCTTGATAGGTCATAAAAAGTTGCTGGTAAGGAAACGATGCTCATAATAGTGATAAATTTCTCTTTTTGACACTAATTTGATGCTATTGATTTATAGCAACTTTTTCTTTTCAGGAATCGTGTACAGCTTCTTTAGATAAATATGGTGTAGGTTCTTGTGGTCCCCGTGGATTTTATGGAACAATTGGTAAGACTAAAGTTTAAAGTAGATTCCAGTTCTACTTTGCTAGGAAATATTTGTTCTTATGATAGCTTTCCTTGCCTCAGATGTCCATCTCGACTGTGAAGCAAGAATAGCCAAATTTTTGGGTACCCCTGAGTCAATTCTCTACTCTTATGGATTGTCTACCATGTTCAGTGCAATTCCTGCTTTCTCTAAAAAGGGAGATATAATTGTTGCGTAAGTATGCATAAGTGTGACTGTTAATCGTGTGGTTTTTTTTTCAGTTTATCTGAGGATTTTGGTCTTGTGACATTTATAATGGGTATTGAATGTTGACAACCACACTACACTTATACCATTAGTTGTGTGATTTGTACTGAATTGCTTCTGCTTCTTGATGATGACAATAGTTGAGTTGGCTCTTGTTGCTTCACTTGATATTTGAAAATTCTTTGCAAAATGATTCTTGCTGATATCTTTAACAGGGATGAGGGAGTCCACTGGGGAATTCAGAATGGCCTTTACCTTTCAAGAAGCACAGTGGTGTATTTCAAGCATAATGACATAAACTCTTTGAGACAAACTCTGGAGAAAATTACTACAGAAAACAAGCGAATCAAGAAAATGCGGCGTTATATCGTCATTGAAGCTGTTTACCAGGTAGATATTCTCTTACATGTTACATGCGTATGAGACATTAGCAAAAACTTCCATGTTACATGCGTATAAGACATTAGCAAAAACTTACACGTTACATGCATATGAGACATCAGCATTTTGCTCTTCCAGATTACTTTTCATATGTATTATCCTACACAAAATCAGCAAAACTATGATGTAACTTCATACTGTTAGTATATTTAAAGCAGGTGCCTGCTTGAATGCTTGGCTAAGCTCAAGCGATAAATCATTTGAAATTGAAGATATTTACTTGTAACAAATTGAAATAAGCATTTTGAACCTATTAATGTTGCAAACTTGCAATCCTTTGGTTGAATTAATTCTATATGCCAGTTTAATTGTAACCCTTTTTATGTTCTGAAAGGAAAACAGGCCTGCTTAAAATATTCAGAAGTTgggctttttttttctctttagtaCTACTACTATTGGATAGAAGGGTATATGCTCTTTTATTACGCACTTGTCTGTCATCTTAAAGACAACAATAAGTAGAAAAAACAGATAAAAGAATCATGTGGTTTGACAATTTTAATAATCACTTATATCGTTGTGAACCTTACTGCACCTTTCAGCCTTGTATTTTCCACGTTATTTTGGCTATTCAGATGCTCTTTCAAGGGCAGCAATATGGTTGTAAATGAAAGAATGAGTCTGTTTTGTAGTTAGATGCATTGCAATGCCATTTAACAAGGAATGGTTACTGCTTGCCCTGGTTTTCTTAATCTTTCAAACTGTAATGCCTAATTTTCTACTTTAGCAAAACTGACATCTCTCCATGTCatatgaaaataaattatttgACCAATACCTATTAACATCTTTTTAATCTTTTTCAGAATTCTGGTCAGATAGCACCCTTAGATGAGATTATTAAACTGAAAGAGAAATACCGTTTTCGTATTTTGCTGGACGAGAGCAACTCAATTGGTGTGCTTGGAAGTTCTGGAAGAGGTCTCACTGAACACTATGGAGTCCCTGTAAGTGCTAAAAATTTCTATGGGCATCCACATGCATGCATTCAAGTGTTCATACTCTGAATTTTATTGCTATTTGTGATTTTTGGTTGTTTACTACAGATCGAGAAGATAGATCTTGTAACCGCCGATATGGGACGTGCATTGGCCACAGAAGGAGGATTCTGCACCGGAAGTACAAGAGTGATAGATCACCAAGTATGTAACTGTCATATTTAATAAGAATGAAAATCAGCACCCACTAGTACCATGCTGGGTCTCTAAAATAGACTGGGGAAAGAAAATGGAAAGGTTGCAAATGTAGAAATTCAGGATTTTTTCTTAAGTGATTTTCTTTTCACAACTTTTTTCCATTGCTTCTTCCCAAATCTAAGTACAAATTGTATAAGTCATGAAGGAAAGACCTGCCATTGGAGTTTCCGCCACTACCGTTATCTGTTTTTCCATGCACTAATATGCCCTTTTTAATCTTGACAGCGACTAAGTAGCTCCGGCTATGTCTTTTCTGCGTCTCTGCCCCCATATCTTGCAAGTGCTGCAATTTCAGCACTGGACATTCTGGAGAAAGATCCCAAACTGATAAAAAAGCTGAAGAATAACATTGCTGTGTTATGGAAAGGTGAGCTTTGTTCTCAGATCAAGTTTCTCCAATGGAATCATCAATCATGTGGTAGAGTAGCATATGCATTTTAGCTTTTGCACAAAGTCTCAGTAAAGTATTGGATTTTCTTTCCTGAACCATTAAGATAAggtttgtcatttaatttttatttgttaaataTGTTAATACAATGACTGGTGCAGGATTGTCAGGAATATCAGGCTTGACAATTGCAGGTAGTCAAGAGTCACCAATTGTTTATTTGAAATTGAAGAAGTCAACAGGTTCCATGCAGGAAGACCGACGCCTGCTTGAAGCTATTGCCGAGCGTGTAAGGGAATTTAATATTTTGTTTGTTAATGCTTTTACTTGCGCCTAATCTTTTGTATTGACAGGTCTTGAATGAAGATTCAGTATTTGTGGTTGCTTCCAAACGATCAACATTGGACAAATGCCGTTTACCTGTTGGAATTAGATTGTATGTTTCTGCAGGGCATTCAGAATCTGATCTTCGCAAGGCATCTGAATCGTTGAAAAGGGTTGCAAAGCAAGTCCTGGGAGGATCATAATTGAACACCCAAATCATCACTATACTTGTATGTTTCTATATCACATTTAGTGCATGCTTCTAGAACTTTTCCAACCACTTATTTTTTGTTGTCTTACATAGCTTCTAAATAAGCAATGTAAATGAATGGTTGCGGAAGTTTATGAAACATGTATTAAATGTGCTCTAGGAGTATGCTAAAATTTCTTACTCTGGTTAATTGAGGAATTTTGGAATCTAGGCCTAATTGGCATGCCGTTGTTAataatttatttgatattttCAGGAACTCCATTCACCTGCTGTCTCCAAGAAACGGCAGCTGTGAAGTTTGAGAATTTTGCTCTCATAAAGTTGACATTGTTCCTGCTGTTCCTTAGAAATGAAACAGCAAGAGAATTGAAATCCTAGTTCAGCGTTGCATATATAGTTTTTTTTGGCTCATTGCCGTGTAGAATAAggggtttatttatttatttatttttgtcatCTGTTGGAAATGACAGCTTTGCAGAATTAAATTCCAGTGTTATGGTTATGGGGACCTCTTCTTTATTGCCTCgtctattttctgtattttttaaataaaaaatcgtttttattttctctctctctttcacccttaaactttatgtttatttataggAAATTTTATCTCGTTCTAGTAAAGATATGCCATAAATTTTAATATGATTTACTGTTGGTTTATGATGTGCTCTcagacaacaaaagaaaaaggacCTGAGATGCCAAGAGCcaagaggaaagaaaataaagCCTTAAATAATTGACTGAAAAAAGTAAACTCTAAAATCAAAGAAACAGCCTCGTACAAAAATGAAACTGGTGAGACAAAATAATACACCATAACAAGAAAGGATTATTGGGATTTTATGAGACACCAACTGCATAAAGTTGGGTGCTATGAGGGTATCAATAGGTAAGTGGTTTCAAAAGTATTCTTTATTCTGATCTTTGACCAAATTAATGAAGGATAGACATTCAATTATAGTTTGATTGTTGTCTAAGTTGTCAAATGCCAACCACCCATTTCAAAATGGATGATTTTCTTAAACGGATCTAGTGCATTAACCATAGATAGATAAGTTCAATGGTCCAATTCTGTTATAGtcaaggaaattaaattggacccataattttaaaaaaatttttattctttttaatactctttattattattattattattattattattattattattattattaagttttAAATCCTTTGTCTAAATAGGTCTTTGAGATTCACTACTTGCACTGAAAAGGTCCTTATTCTAGTTGCACCATAAACATTTCCAAGATTGTAAAAATTGCATCACGTTGCTCTCCATCTTTTTCCTGTCGAATTACTTGTCACACAGAAAGTAACCTAACACATAGCGCTCGACTAGATCAAACAATGTTGCTTTAGTTTCGATCTTAAATATTTGATAAAATGACATTATTTAACTTTAATAAACTACAAAATGTCTTATTCCTCACCAAAAAAATTATATGATCATCAAAATTAAACATCGTCTCATCAAATATTTAGTGATAAAACTAAAGCGACCTCGTTTTGAGTGCTCCACATAACAAGTAGCTTGACAGAAAGAAAGTGGGGATTAATATATTACAATTTTTTGATTTCGAATATATTTATAATGCAATTAGAATTTTAGAGACTTTTTTAATGCAAGTGGCTAATCTTAATGACCACTTTAAAACTTAACTCCTTTTGTCACATAAATTTAATGAGAACCGTGATATTTATAAAGGAGAATTGACTCAAAACAAAAAtgtttctaataaaaaaatataaattaaNNNNNNNNNNNNNNNNNNNNNNTTTCGTTAGACTAAAcatatattttagtattttatacaaataaaaatttaacataacAAGAGCTAAACTTGTGCCAAAACTCAAAAGTAAATTTTGAAGGAGCAAATTATAAATCTCTCCCTCATCAACTCAGTCAACTGTAATGTTAATTCCATTTTCAACTATTTATTTGTTGCTGTGGTCTTGTGGACGACGCACCCTTGACTCCTCGTGGAATTTGTTCGTTTGAATGCATTCACTGTTAAAAAGTCACATGTAGCGTACTATTTTTTTAGAGTAATATTCGAATaagtctttaaaaaattttattttgaatgttTTTATctctaaaaaatttattatattgaAATTCTTAAACtttataaaaataaaacacataaatttttatcttagttagatttattattttcatttgaACGAATAAATCTTTAAANNNNNNNNNNNNNNNNNNNNNNNNNNNNNNNNNNNNNNNNNNNNNNNNNNNNNNNNNNNNNNNNNNNNNNNNNNNNNNNNNNNNNNNNNNNNNNNNNNNNNNNNNNNNNNNNNNNNNNNNNNNNNNNNNNNNNNNNNNNNNNNNNNNNNNNNNNNNNNNNNNNNNNNNNNNNNNNNNNNNNNNNNNNNNNNNNNNNNNNNNNNNNNNNNNNNNNNNNNNNNNNNNNNNNNNNNNNNNNNNNNNNNNNNNNNNNNNNNNNNNNNNNNNNNNNNNNNNNNNNNNNNNNNNNNNNNNNNNNNNNNNNNNNNNNNNNNNNNNNNNNNNNNNNNNNNNNNNNNNNNNNNNNNNNNNNNNNNNNNNNNNNNNNNNNNNNNNNNNNNNNNNNNNNNNNNNNNNNNNNNNNNNNNNNNNNNNNNNNNNNNNNNNNNNNNNNNNNNNNNNNNNNNNNNNNNNNNNNNNNNNNNNNNNNNNNNNNNNNNNNNNNNNNNNNNNNNNNNNNNNNNNNNNNNNNNNNNNNNNNNNNNNNNNNNNNNNNNNNNNNNNNNNNNNNNNNNNNNNNNNNNNNNNNNNNNNNNNNNNNNNNNNNNNNNNNNNNNNNNNNNNNNNNNNNNNNNNNNNNNNNNNNNNNNNNNNNNNNNNNNNNNNNNNNNNNNNNNNNNNNNNNNNNNNNNNNNNNNNNNNNNNNNNNNNNNNNNNNNNNNNNNNNNNNNNNNNNAAttctattaaataaaaataattctaaaattctgtttctttgattttattaaaaaatataactatttgaaactatttttgttaatattataTACAAATTCTATATTCTATTAGAGAATAGAATCCAGCTAATTCAAAGTATTCCAACGTTTgtattttttatacaaaaaaacTTTTTGAATTTCCCGTAGAAATTGATTGCGCTAATGAATAAGCTTNNNNNNNNNNNNNNNNNNNNNNNNNNNNNNNNNNNNNNNNNNNNNNNNNNNNNNNNNNNNNNNNNNNNNNNNNNNNNNNNNNNNNNNNNNNNNNNNNNNNNNNNNNNNNNNNNNNNNNNNNNNNNNNNNNNNNNNNNNNNNNNNNNNNNNNNNNNNNNNNNNNNNNNNNNNNNNNNNNNNNNNNNNNNNNNNNNNNNNNNNNNNNNNNNNNNNNNNNNNNNNNNNNNNNNNNNNNNNNNNNNNNNNNNNNNNNNNNNNNNNNNNNNNNNNNNNNNNNNNNNNNNNNNNNNNNNNNNNNNNNNNNNNNNNNNNNNNNNNNNNNNNNNNNNNNNNNNNNNNNNNNNNNNNNNNNNNNNNNNNNNNNNNNNNNNNNNNNNNNNNNNNNNNNNNNNNNNNNNNNNNNNNNNNNNNNNNNNNNNNNNNNNNNNNNNNNNNNNNNNNNNNNNNNNNNNNNNNNNNNNNNNNNNNNNNNNNNNNNNNNNNNNNNNNNNNNNNNNNNNNNNNNNNNNNNNNNNNNNNNNNNNNNNNNNNNNNNNNNNNNNNNNNNNNNNNNNNNNNNNNNNNNNNNNNNNNNNNNNNNNNNNNNNNNNNNNNNNNNNNNNNNNNNNNNNNNNNNNNNNNNNNNNNNNNNNNNNNNNNNNNNNNNNNNNNNNNNNNNNNNNNNNNNNNNNNNNNNNNNNNNNNNNNNNNNNNNNNNNNNNNNNNNNNNNNNNNNNNNNNNNNNNNNNNNNNNNNNNNNNNNNNNNNNNNNNNNNNNNNNNNNNNNNNNNNNNNNNNNNNNNNNNNNNNNNNNNNNNNNNNNNNNNNNNNNNNNNNNNNNNNNNNNNNNNNNNNNNNNNNNNNNNNNNNNNNNNNNNNNNNNNNNNNNNNNNNNNNNNNNNNNNNNNNNNNNNNNNNNNNNNNNNNNNNNNNNNNNNNNNNNNNNNNNNNNNNNNNNNNNNNNNNNNNNNNNNNNNNNNNNNNNNNNNNNNNNNNNNNNNNNNNNNNNNNNNNNNNNNNNNNNNNNNNNNNNNNNNNNNNNNNNNNNNNNNNNNNNNNNNNNNNNNNNNNNNNNNNNNNNNNNNNNNNNNNNNNNNNNNNNNNNNNNNNNNNNNNNNNNNNNNNNNNNNNNNNNNNNNNNNNNNNNNNNNNNNNNNNNNNNNNNNNNNNNNNNNNNNNNNNNNNNNNNNNNNNNNNNNNNNNNNNNNNNNNNNNNNNNNNNNNNNNNNNNNNNNNNNNNNNNNNNNNNNNNNNNNNNNNNNNNNNNNNNNNNNNNNNNNNNNNNNNNNNNNNNNNNNNNNNNNNNNNNNNNNNNNNNNNNNNNNNNNNNNNNNNNNNNNNNNNNNNNNNNNNNNNNNNNNNNNNNNNNNNNNNNNNNNNNNNNNNNNNNNNNNNNNNNNNNNNNNNNNNNNNNNNNNNNNNNNNNNNNNNNNNNNNNNNNNNNNNNNNNNNNNNNNNNNNNNNNNNNNNNNNNNNNNNNNNNNNNNNNNNNNNNNNNNNNNNNNNNNNNNNNNNNNNNNNNNNNNNNNNNNNNNNNNNNNNNNNNNNNNNNNNNNNNNNNNNNNNNNNNNNNNNNNNNNNNNNNNNNNNNNNNNNNNNNNNNNNNNNNNNNNNNNNNNNNNNNNNNNNNNNNNNNNNNNNNNNNNNNNNNNNNNNNNNNNNNNNNNNNNNNNNNNNNNNNNNNNNNNNNNNNNNNNNNNNNNNNNNNNNNNNNNNNNNNNNNNNNNNNNNNNNNNNNNNNNNNNNNNNNNNNNNNNNNNNNNNNNNNNNNNNNNNNNNNNNNNNNNNNNNNNNNNNNNNNNNNNNNNNNNNNNNNNNNNNNNNNNNNNNNNNNNNNNNNNNNNNNNNNNNNNNNNNNNNNNNNNNNNNNNNNNNNNNNNNNNNNNNNNNNNNNNNNNNNNNNNNNNNNNNNNNNNNNNNNNNNNNNNNNNNNNNNNNNNNNNNNNNNNNNNNNNNNNNNNNNNNNNNNNNNNNNNNNNNNNNNNNNNNNNNNNNNNNNNNNNNNNNNNNNNNNNNNNNNNNNNNNNNNNNNNNNNNNNNNNNNNNNNNNNNNNNNNNNNNNNNNNNNNNNNNNNNNNNNNNNNNNNNNNNNNNNNNNNNNNNNNNNNNNNNNNNNNNNNNNNNNNNNNNNNNNNNNNNNNNNNNNNNNNNNNNNNNNNNNNNNNNNNNNNNNNNNNNNNNNNNNNNNNNNNNNNNNNNNNNNNNNNNNNNNNNNNNNNNNNNNNNNNNNNNNNNNNNNNNNNNNNNNNNNNNNNNNNNNNNNNNNNNNNNNNNNNNNNNNNNNNNNNNNNNNNNNNNNNNNNNNNNNNNNNNNNNNNNNNNNNNNNNNNNNNNNNNNNNNNNNNNNNNNNNNNNNNNNNNNNNNNNNNNNNNNNNNNNNNNNNNNNNNNNNNNNNNNNNNNNNNNNNNNNNNNNNNNNNNNNNNNNNNNNNNNNNNNNNNNNNNNNNNNNNNNNNNNNNNNNNNNNNNNNNNNNNNNNNNNNNNNNNNNNNNNNNNNNNNNNNNNNNNNNNNNNNNNNNNNNNNNNNNNNNNNNNNNNNNNNNNNNNNNNNNNNNNNNNNNNNNNNNNNNNNNNNNNNNNNNNNNNNNNNNNNNNNNNNNNNNNNNNNNNNNNNNNNNNNNNNNNNNNNNNNNNNNNNNNNNNNNNNNNNNNNNNNNNNNNNNNNNNNNNN includes:
- the LOC107606397 gene encoding long chain base biosynthesis protein 1, which produces MEVSTMMSSTVQNLMNVTFDWLNSTLDVPSVRAVVFGFNIRGHLFIEVFLLVVILFLLSQKSYKPPKRPLTNKEIDELCDEWVPEPLIPSLNKELLYEPPALESSAEPHTIVNGKEVVNFTSANYLGLIGHKKLLESCTASLDKYGVGSCGPRGFYGTIDVHLDCEARIAKFLGTPESILYSYGLSTMFSAIPAFSKKGDIIVADEGVHWGIQNGLYLSRSTVVYFKHNDINSLRQTLEKITTENKRIKKMRRYIVIEAVYQNSGQIAPLDEIIKLKEKYRFRILLDESNSIGVLGSSGRGLTEHYGVPIEKIDLVTADMGRALATEGGFCTGSTRVIDHQRLSSSGYVFSASLPPYLASAAISALDILEKDPKLIKKLKNNIAVLWKGLSGISGLTIAGSQESPIVYLKLKKSTGSMQEDRRLLEAIAERVLNEDSVFVVASKRSTLDKCRLPVGIRLYVSAGHSESDLRKASESLKRVAKQVLGGS